In the Colletotrichum lupini chromosome 1, complete sequence genome, one interval contains:
- a CDS encoding solid-state culture specific ATP-grasp domain-containing protein translates to MCLPLPRNHFTARGRWSASSFSNSYKKSCDAFIEFFQKEFGMGTMCVIRWYDDPGTGCGLADVAIGAEDVDGFRTAMKRVRDLTEVTFQCSCMSKRGSGRAMVGRF, encoded by the coding sequence ATGTGCCTCCCCCTCCCACGAAATCACTTCACAGCCCGTGGCCGCTGGAGCGCATCTTCCTTCTCCAACAGCTACAAGAAGTCCTGCGACGCTTTCATCGAGTTCTTCCAGAAGGAATTTGGTATGGGGACGATGTGCGTGATCAGATGGTACGATGATCCGGGCACGGGCTGTGGCCTGGCTGACGTGGCTATCGGTGCTGAGGATGTGGATGGGTTCCGGACGGCGATGAAGAGGGTTCGAGATTTGACGGAGGTGACTTTCCAGTGTTCCTGTATGAGCAAACGAGGAAGTGGAAGAGCTATGGTGGGTAGATTCTGA